A DNA window from Paralichthys olivaceus isolate ysfri-2021 chromosome 11, ASM2471397v2, whole genome shotgun sequence contains the following coding sequences:
- the myo7aa gene encoding myosin VIIAa isoform X5 → MYRRRDYVELYEKDQAKWALVRNVNTATKQSTLLPGDYVWLDLKSGREFEVPIGAVVKLCDSGQIQVLDDEGNEHWISPQNATNIKPMHPTSIHGVEDMIRLGDLNEAGILRNLLIRYREKLIYTNCGGRTYTGSILVAVNPYQLLPIYTADQIRLYTNKKIGEMPPHIFAIADNCYFNMQRNNRDQCCIISGESGAGKTESTKLILQFLAAISGQHSWIEQQVLEANPILEAFGNAKTIRNDNSSRFGKYIDIHFNKRGAIEGAKIEQYLLEKSRVCRQAFDERNYHVFYCMLKGMTAEEKKKLGLSKATDYTYLTIGKCTVCDGRDDLKEYSNIRSAMKVLMFTDKENWEISKLLAAILHMGNLRYEARTYDNLDACEVVRCPHLTTAATLLEVDSKDLMNCLTSRTLITRGETVSTPLSMEQALDVRDAFVKGIYGRLFVWIVEKINAAIYKPPSSQPKYLRRSIGLLDIFGFENFTVNSFEQLCINFANENLQQFFVRHVFKLEQEEYNLENINWQHIEFTDNQDALDMIAIKPMNIISLIDEESKFPKGTDTTMLNKLNFQHKLHTNYIPPKNNYETQFGIQHFAGVVFYETRGFLEKNRDTLYGDIIQLVHSSKNKFIKQIFQADVAMGAETRKRSPTLSSQFKRSLELLMRTLSVCQPFFVRCIKPNEYKKPMLFDRDLCVRQLRYSGMMETIRIRRAGYPIRYTFVEFVDRYRVLMPGVKPAYKQEDLRGTCQRIAEAVLGRDDDWQMGKTKIFLKDHHDMLLEIERDKAITDKVILIQKVVRGFKDRSNFLKMRKSAVLIQKTWRGYHCRKNYGAMRAGFSRLQALVRSRKLCASYHVARQRITGFQGRCRGYLVRLAFRHRLWAVITIQAYTRGMIARRLYKRLKGEYRRRLEAEKMRLAEETKLRNQMSAKKAKAEAERKHQERLAQLAKEDAEREKKEKEEARRKKEMVEQMEKARLEPVNDSDMVDKMFGFLGTTNSFPGQEGQAPAGFEDLERSHQELEVEDLDEALPLPEDDDEEDLSEYKFAKYAATYFQGTTTHTYVRRPLKQPLLFHDDEGDQLAALAVWITVLRFMGDLPEPKYHTAISDGSEKIPVMTKIYETLGKKTYKRELQALQGEGETPQSDSHKKNSVRHKLVSLTLKKKSKITEEVRDGEREERRLWNVFVGDLEILLFDASQVTKRLNDGEYGVHGNSMLEDRPTSNLEKLHFIIGNGILRPALRDEIYCQICKQLSQNPSKSSHARGWILVSLCVGCFAPTEKFVKYLRNFISSGPPGYAPYCEERLRRTFANGTRTQPPSWLELQATKSKKPIMLPVTFMDGTTKTLLTDSATTAKELCIALSDKINLRDRFGFSLYIALFDKVSSLGSGNDHVMDAVSQCEQYAKEQGAQERNAPWRLFFRKEIFTPWHCPGDDLVATNLIYQQTVRGVKFGEYRCDREDLAELASQQYYVDYGSEILLERLLSLIPSYIPDREICTSRTVEKWAHFIMAAHKKGIYTQKRFDPQKVKEEVVDFARHKWPLLFSRFYEAFKFSGPSLPKNDLIVAVNWTGVYFVDEQEQVLLELSFPEITAVSSSSGGKLQGQSFTLATIKGDEYTFTSNNAEDIRDLVVTFLEGLRKRSKFVVALQDNPNPTGEESTFLSFLKGDLILLDQDTGEQVLNSGWAHGINERTNQRGDFPADCIYVLPTMARPPQEIVALVTMTPDQRQESVRVSQLVMPESDDRTKPYTLEEFSYDYFRPPPKHTLSRVMVTKNRGKDKLWSCTREPLKQPLLKKVINHEELSQDACMSFIAMMKYMGDYPSKRTRSVNELTDQIFEGALKAEPLKDEIYCQILKQLTDNHVKYSEEKGWELLWLCTGLFPPSNVLLPHIQRFLQSKRHHPLSGDCMQRLHKALRNGSRKYPPHLVEVEAIQHKTTQIFHKVYFPDDTDEAFEVESSTKAKDFCQNISTRLLLKSPEGFSLFVKISDKVISVPEGDFFFDFVRHLTDWIKKSRPAKDGIVPSLTYQVFFMKKLWTSTVPGKDSFADSIFHYYQELPKYLRGYHKCSREEVFQLAALIYRVKFEDDKSHFPTIPKMLRELVPQDLIRQMSPDDWKRSVVAYFNKQAGKSREEAKLMFLKIIYKWPTFGSAFFEVKQTTEPNYPEILLIAINKHGVSLIDPKTKDVLTTHPFTKISNWSSGNTYFHITIGNLVRGSKLLCETSLGYKMDDLLTSYISQMLTTMNKQRSGRGHSK, encoded by the exons ATGTACCGGCGTCGGGACTATGTGGAGCTGTATGAGAAGGATCAGGCCAAATGGGCTCTGGTACGCAACGTCAACACTGCAACCAAACAGAGCACACTGCTGCCG ggCGACTATGTCTGGTTGGACTTGAAGAGCGGTCGAGAGTTCGAGGTACCGATCGGTGCGGTGGTCAAACTCTGTGACTCAGGACAGATCCAGGTGCTGGACGATGAGGGGAAT GAGCACTGGATCTCCCCCCAGAATGCCACCAACATTAAGCCAATGCATCCCACCTCCATCCACGGGGTGGAGGACATGATCCGGCTGGGAGACCTCAACGAAGCTGGAATTCTGCGGAACCTGCTCATCAGATACAGAGAAAAACTcatatat ACAAACTGTGGTGGCAGG ACATACACCGGCTCCATCCTGGTGGCCGTCAACCCGTATCAGCTGCTGCCCATCTACACCGCCGACCAGATCCGCCTCTACACCAACAAGAAGATTGGAGAGATGCCGCCTCACATCTTTGCCATCGCTGACAACTGTTACTTCAACATGCAGAGGAACAACCGCGACCAGTGCTGCATCATCAG tgGAGAGTCTGGAGCAGGGAAGACAGAAAGCACCAAACTGATCCTTCAGTTCCTGGCAGCCATCAGTGGTCAACACTCCTGGATAGAACAACAGGTCCTGGAGGCCAATCCTATCCTAGAAg cttttggaaatgctAAAACGATCCGCAACGACAACTCTTCTCGTTTTGGAAAATACATCGACATCCACTTCAACAAGAGAGGAGCCATAGAAGGAGCCAAGATAGAACAATACCTGCTGGAGAAATCCAGAGTGTGTCGACAG GCCTTCGATGAGAGGAACTACCACGTCTTCTACTGCATGTTGAAGGGAAtgactgcagaggagaagaagaaactggGGCTGAGCAAAGCGACAGATTACACCTACCTGACCATA GGAAAGTGCACAGTGTGTGACGGTCGAGACGACTTGAAGGAATACTCCAACATCCGCTCTGCCATGAAG GTTCTGATGTTCACAGACAAAGAGAACTGGGAGATTTCTAAACTGTTGGCTGCTATTTTACACATGGGAAACCTCAGATATGAAG cTCGGACATACGACAACCTGGATGCCTGCGAGGTCGTCCGATGTCCTCACCTCACCACTGCTGCTACACTGCTGGag gtggaCAGTAAGGACCTGATGAACTGTCTCACCAGTCGGACTCTGATCACCAGAGGAGAAACCGTCTCCACACCTCTCAGTATGGAACAAGCTCTGGACGTACGAGACGCTTTCGTGAAG ggtatTTATGgacgtttgtttgtgtggatcGTGGAGAAGATCAACGCCGCCATCTACAAGCCTCCGTCATCACAGCCCAAATATCTCAGACGCTCCATCGGACTCCTGGACATCTTTGGCTTTGAGAACTTTACTGTCAACAG cttcgAGCAGCTTTGCATCAACTTTGCCAACGAGAACCTGCAGCAGTTCTTCGTGCGTCACGTCTTCaagctggagcaggaggagtacAACCTGGAGAACATCAACTGGCAGCACATCGAGTTCACCGACAACCAGGACGCTCTGGACATGATCGCCATCAAACCCATGAACATCATCTCGCTCATCGACGAGGAGAGCAAGTTCCCCAAG GGCACGGACACCACCATGTTGAACAAACTCAACTTTCAGCACAAACTCCACACAAACTACATCCCCCCTAAGAACAACTACGAGACTCAGTTTGGAATCCAGCACTTTGCAGGAGTGGTTTTCTACGAAACCAGAG gctTCCTGGAAAAGAACAGAGACACTTTATACGGCGACATCATCCAGCTGGTTCACTCGTCCAAGAACAAGTTCATCAAACAAATCTTCCAGGCTGacgttgccatg ggggCAGAGACCAGGAAGCGCTCGCCCACTCTGAGCAGTCAGTTTAAAAGATCTCTGGAGCTGCTGATGAGGACTCTGAGCGTCTGTCAACCTTTCTTCGTTCGCTGCATCAAACCCAACGAATACAAGAAACCCATG ttatttGACAGGGATCTGTGTGTGCGTCAGCTGAGGTACTCGGGTATGATGGAGACCATTCGTATCCGTCGTGCAGGATATCCCATCCGCTACACCTTTGTGGAATTTGTCGATCGCTACAGGGTCCTCATGCCCGGAGTCAAACCGGCGTATAAACAG GAGGACCTGAGAGGAACCTGTCAGAGGATTGCAGAGGCGGTGCTCGGCCGAGACGACGACTGGCAGATGGGAAAGACTAAAATCTTCCTCAAG GATCATCACGACATGCTGCTGGAGATCGAGAGAGACAAGGCCATCACTGACAAGGTCATCCTCATCCAGAAGGTGGTCCGAGGTTTCAAGGACAG GTCGAACTTCCTGAAGATGAGGAAGTCGGCTGTGTTGATCCAGAAAACGTGGAGAGGATATCACTGCAGGAAGAACTATGGAGCT aTGCGAGCCGGCTTCTCTCGCCTGCAGGCTCTGGTTCGTTCCAGGAAGCTGTGTGCGTCCTATCACGTGGCCCGTCAGCGCATCACGGGCTTCCAGGGCCGCTGCCGGGGCTACTTAGTGCGCCTGGCGTTCAGGCACAGGCTGTGGGCCGTCATCACCATCCAGGCCTACACCAGAGGCATGATCGCCCGCCGGCTCTACAAGAGGCTGAAGGGAGAg TACCGCAGGAGGCTGGAGGCTGAGAAGATGCGTCTGGCTGAAGAAACCAAACTGAGGAACCAGATGTCTGCGAAGAAAGCGAAGGCTGAGGCGGAACGCAAACACCAG GAGCGTCTGGCCCAGCTGGCCAAAGAGGATGCCGAAcgggagaagaaggagaaggaggaggctcGGAGGAAGAAGGAGATGGTGGAGCAGATGGAGAAAGCTCGTTTGGAGCCCGTCAACGACTCAGACATGGTGGACAAGATGTTCGGCTTCCTGGGGACAACAAACTCATTCCCTGGGCAGGAGGGACAAGCTCCTGCCGGCTTTGAG gaCCTGGAGCGAAGCCATCAagagctggaggtggaggatcTGGACGAAGCTCTTCCTCTGcctgaggatgatgatgaggaagattTGTCGGAGTACAAGTTCGCCAAGTATGCCGCCACCTACTTCCAGGgcaccaccacacacacctaCGTCCGACGACCTCTCAAACAGCCGCTGCTCTTCCACGACGACGAGGGAGACCAGCTG GCTGCTCTGGCGGTGTGGATCACAGTGCTGAGGTTCATGGGAGATCTGCCGGAGCCCAAGTACCACACGGCCATCAGCGACGGAAGCGAGAAGATCCCCGTCATGACCAAGATCTACGAGACGCTGGGAAAAAAGACGTACAAGAGGGAGCTGCAGGCGctgcagggggagggggag ACGCCTCAGTCCGACAGCCACAAGAAGAACAGCGTCCGACACAAGCTGGTGTCGCTCACGCTGAAGAAGAAATCCAAGATCACTGAGGAggtgagagatggagaaagagaagagcgACGATTATGGAATGTGTTTGTCGGAGATTTAGAAATTTTACTGTTCGATGCCTCACAGGTCACCAAGCGCCTCAATGATGGGGAGTACGGTGTCCATGGTAACAGCATGCTGGAGGACCGGCCGACGTCGAACCTGGAGAAACTTCACTTCATCATCGGGAACGGGATCCTGAGACCAGCGCTGAg ggatgAGATCTATTGTCAGATCTGTAAGCAGCTCAGTCAGAACCCGTCTAAGAGTTCTCACGCTCGTGGCTGGATCCTCGTCTCTCTTTGCGTCGGCTGCTTCGCCCCGACAGAAAAGTTTGTCAAG TACCTGAGGAACTTCATCAGCAGCGGTCCACCGGGTTACGCTCCGTACTGTGAAGAGAGACTGAGACGGACATTTGCTAATGGGACGAGGACACAACCTCCGTCCTGGCTGGAGctgcag GCCACCAAGTCGAAGAAGCCCATCATGCTGCCGGTGACGTTCATGGACGGCACGACCAAAACGCTGCTGACAGACTCAGCCACCACGGCCAAGGAGCTCTGCATCGCCCTGTCGGACAAGATCAACCTGCGAGACCGCTTCGGGTTCTCACTCTACATTGCTCTGTTTGACAAG GTTTCCTCTTTGGGCAGTGGGAACGACCATGTGATGGACGCCGTGTCGCAGTGTGAGCAGTATGCGAAGGAGCAGGGGGCCCAGGAGAGGAACGCCCCCTGGAGGCTGTTCTTCAGGAAGGAGATTTTCACGCCATGGCACTGCCCCGGCGACGACCTGGTCGCCACCAACCTCATCTACCAACAAACTGTGAGGGGCGTCAAGTTTGGAGAATACCGCTGCGACAGG GAGGACCTGGCAGAACTGGCCTCTCAGCAGTATTACGTCGACTACGGCTCAGAGATCCTTCTGGAGCGGCTGCTCAGCCTCATTCCCTCCTACATCCCAGACCGAGAGATCTGCACCTCCAGGACGGTGGAGAAATGGGCTCATTTCATCATGGCTGCCCACAAAAAG GGCATCTACACCCAGAAGAGGTTCGACCCTCAGAAGGTGAAGGAGGAAGTGGTCGACTTCGCTCGTCACAAGTGGCCTCTGCTCTTCTCTCGTTTCTACGAAGCGTTCAAGTTCTCAG gtCCCAGTCTACCTAAAAACGACCTGATCGTAGCCGTCAACTGGACCGGAGTTTATTTTGTAGACGAGCAGGAACAGGTCCTTTTAGAACTCTCCTTCCCAGAAATCACTGcagtgtccagcagcag CGGAGGAAAGTTGCAGGGTCAGAGTTTCACACTAGCGACCATCAAAGGTGACGAGTACACGTTCACCTCCAACAACGCAGAAGACATCCGTGACCTGGTGGTGACCTTCCTGGAGGGCCTGAGGAAGAGGTCAAAGTTTGTGGTCGCGCTACAAGACAACCCCAACCCCA ctgGGGAGGAGTCAACGTTCCTCAGCTTCCTGAAGGGAGACTTGATCCTGTTGGACCAGGACACCGGCGAGCAGGTCCTCAACTCTGGTTGGGCGCACGGCATCAACGAACGAACCAATCAAAGAGGAGATTTCCCAGCTGACTGCATCTATGTCCTGCCCACGATGGCTCGACCGCCGCAGGAAATAGTG GCGCTGGTCACCATGACACCGGACCAGCGGCAGGAGTCGGTTCGTGTTTCACAGCTCGTCATGCCCGAGAGTGACGACAGAACGAAACCCTACACACTGGAGGAGTTCTCCTACGACTActtcag GCCTCCTCCCAAACACACCCTGAGCAGAGTGATGGTCACTAAGAATCGTGGGAAGGACAAACTGTGGAGCTGCACCAGAGAGCCGCTCAAACAGCCGCTGCTGAAGAAGGTGATCAACCACGAGGAGCTGAGTCAGGACGCCTGCATGTCCTTCATCG CTATGATGAAGTACATGGGCGACTACCCGTCCAAACGGACGCGCTCGGTCAACGAGTTGACGGACCAGATCTTTGAGGGAGCGCTGAAGGCCGAACCTCTGAAGGACGAGATCTACTGTCAGATCCTCAAACAGCTGACTGACAACCACGTCAA GTACAGTGAGGAGAAAGGCTGGGAGCTGCTGTGGTTGTGCACTGGTCTGTTTCCTCCCAGTAACGTGCTGCTGCCTCACATCCAGCGCTTCCTGCAGTCGAAGAGACATCACCCGCTGTCTGGAGACTGTATGCAGAGGCTGCACAAAGCTCTACG TAACGGATCCAGGAAGTATCCCCCTCacctggtggaggtggaggccatccaacataaaacaacacagatctTCCACAAAGTCTATTTCCCCGACGATACAGACGAG GCGTTCGAGGTGGAGTCCAGCACCAAAGCCAAGGATTTCTGTCAGAACATTTCCACCCGGCTGCTGCTCAAATCTCCTGAAGGATTCAGCCTCTTCGTGAAGATCTCAgacaag GTGATCAGTGTCCCAGAGGGAGATTTCTTCTTTGACTTCGTCCGACATTTAACAGACTGGATCAAGAAATCTCGACCGGCGAAGGACG GTATTGTCCCCTCTCTGACTTATCAGGTGTTCTTCATGAAGAAGCTGTGGACCAGCACCGTTCCAGGGAAGGACTCCTTCGCCGACTCCATCTTCCACTACTACCAG GAGCTTCCTAAATACTTGCGTGGCTACCACAAGTGTTCACGAGAAGAGGTTTTCCAATTGGCAGCGCTCATCTACCGCGTCAAGTTTGAAGACGACAAATCTCACTTTCCTACAATTCCCAAAATGCTTCGGGAGCTGGTTCCCCAGGACCTGATTCGTCAGATGTCACCGGATGACTGGAAAAGA tctGTGGTGGCGTACTTCAACAAACAGGCCGGTAAATCCAGGGAAGAGGCCAAACTGATGTTTCTGAAGATTATCTACAAATGGCCGACCTTTGGCTCCGCCTTCTTCGAGGTCAAG CAAACCACAGAACCCAACTACCCAGAGATCCTGCTGATCGCCATCAACAAACATGGAGTCAGTCTCATCGACCCCAAGACCAAG gacgTCCTGACCACACACCCCTTCACCAAGATCTCCAACTGGAGCAGTGGCAACACCTACTTCCACATCACCATCGGCAACCTGGTCAGAGGAAGCAAACTGCTGTGTGAGACCTCACtg GGTTACAAGATGGACGACCTGCTGACCTCTTACATCAGTCAGATGCTGACCACCATGAACAAGCAGCGCTCCGGGCGGGGCCACAGCAAGTGA